The Streptomyces sp. NBC_01276 genome contains the following window.
GGCGTCGCCGTCCTGGACCCGGTAGACGGAGTGCACCAGGTCGGCGCCGGTGATGGTCTTGGTGACGTAGCCGCGGGCACCGCCGCGGATGACGCCGATGACGTCCTCGGCGGCGTCGGACACCGACAGGGCCAGGAAGCGCACCGGGTTCTCGGCCGCCGTCATCAGCGGGGCGCAGCGCCGCAGCACCTCGACCCCGCCGCCACCGGGCAGGTGCACGTCGAGGAGCACCACCTCGGGGCGGGTGGCGGTGATGACGGTGACGGCCTGGTCCACGTCGGCCGCCTCGCCGACGACCTCCACCCCGGTCCGGGCGGTCTCCCCGATCTCCGCCTGGACCCCGGCGCGGAACATCCGGTGGTCGTCGACGAGCACGACCCGCACCCGCCTGGTCTCGGTCCCGCTCACAGCGCTGTCCTCGGTGGTCATGCCGCCCTCTCCATCTCCAGCTCGACTTCCGTGCCGCCGTCGGGCGCGGACCGCAGCCGTGCGGTCCCGCCGTTGCGCTGCATCCGGCCGATGATCGATTCTCGTACGCCCATGCGGTCGTCCGGTACCGCGTCGATGTCGAATCCCGGACCGCGGTCCCGTACGGACACGAACACCGTGCGGCCCTCGACCTCCGCGTACACCTGCACCGGGCCCCCGTCGCCACCGTACTTGGCGGCGTTGACCATCGCCTCGCGCGCGGCCTGGACCTGGGCGCCGAGCCTGTCGTCGAGCGGGCAGTCCCCGACGACGACGACCTCGATGGGGACGCCGTGGTGGTCCTCGACCTCGGCGGCCGCCTTCTTCACGGCATCCGCGAGGGTGGCCGGTTCCTCGGCCTCGTCCTTGCCGGTGCCCTCGGGCTTGTAGAGCCAGTTGCGCAGCTCCCGTTCCTGGGCGCGGGCGAGGCGGCGGACCTCGCCGACGTCCTCGGCGTTGCGCTGGATCAGGGTGAGGGTGTGCAGCACCGAGTCGTGGACGTGGGCGGCGACCTCGGCGCGCTCCTGGGCGCGGATGCGCATCAGGCGTTCCTCGGAGAGGTCCTGGGTCATCCGGATCAGCCAGGGGCCGGCGAGCAGGGCGACGCCGACGAGGACGGCGAGGGTGGCGGTGAGGACGTTGCCGAGCTGGGCCGCGGAGCCCCGTACGACGATGAACACGGTCAGGCCCATGCCGACGAGGACCACTCCGGCCAGCGCGCGGGCGCCCTGGAGCAGGCGCGCGTTGCGTCCGGCGGCGGCGCTCCAGTGGGCGCGGCGGGCGTTGTCGGCCTGCCGCCAGACGAGGACCACGCCGGCCCCGACGAGCAGCGTCGGCCAGATGTAGCGGCCGTTGGCGCCGCCGACGCTGAGCTGGGAGAAGAAGATGCCCGCGCCGACGGCCAGCGCGACCAGTCCGGACACCGCCCCCTTGTCGGGCTTGCGCAGGCGCCGGGTGCCGTCGGGCAGGACCTCGAAGAAGGAGTGGTGTCCGGTGCTGCCGCCCACACCGAGCGGGACGAACACCCAGAACGCCGCGTACAGCAGCACCCCCAGCCCGTCCCCGAACATGAACATGCCGAGGAAGGCGAGCCGGACCCAGATCACCGGCAGCCCGAGGTGGCCGGCGAGGCCACGGGCGACGCCGCCGAGCATCCGGCCGTCGGCGCTGCGGTAGAGCTTGCGCTGGGGGACTTCCTCGCTGTCGGGCGCGTGCGGGGGTCTGGGTGCGGCGGCTACGGGCATGACACCAAGGGTCACACGCGCGGGCGGGACGCGGCATCAGGGCGGTCCCCCAGTTCCTCCGGGGGGATATCAGGGTTGCGCCAGGGTCGGACCCGGTGCCGCGGCGCCGGGCGGGCCGTCACCATGGACCCATGACCGACGTACACGACGCTCCGCACGGGGGTCCCCCCGGACGAACTCCGGGAGAGGCTCCCGGGGCACCCGCCCCGGCCGACCGCCCTCCCCTGCGCCGCAGCAGGCACGACAAGGTCCTCGCGGGCGTGTGCGGCGGCCTCGGCCGGTACTTCGGGCTGGACCCGGTGGTGTTCCGGATCGTGCTGGGCGTGCTCGCCGTCACCGGCGGCGTCGGCCTGATCTTCTACGGGTTCGCGTGGCTGCTGCTCCCGCTGGAGGCCGAGGACGACAGCGAGGGCAAGAAGCTGCTGACCGGCCGGGTGGAGGGCTCCACCCTGGCGGCGGTGTTCAGCGCCCTGGTCGGCTGCGCCCTGTTCCTGTCGATGATGGACAACGGGGTGCTGGGGGCCTTCTCGGTCCTGGTCATGCTGGCGCTCGGCGCGGCCTCGTACTGGTCGCAGCGCCACCGGCAGGCTCCCGAGGCGGAGGCGGAGACCCCCGCCCCGCACCGGCCCGCCCCGCACCGGCCCGCGCCGCCGGAGACGCAGGCGCCGCCCGTGCCCGGCAGCCCGTCCTGGTGGCGGGACCCGCTGGTCAAGGACGGCACCACCGGCCCGGTCGGCACGACCGGGTACCTGTGGGGCCCGGACGACGAGGACGGGCCGACGAGGACGGGCAGCGCCCCGGCCGAGCCGCGCGCGAACGGCGCCGCGCAGCGGTCGCGCGGCGGCATCGGGGGCCGGGTGTTCGTGCTGGCCCTGCTGGCCGGGGGCGGCGCCACCGCCTCGGTGTGGCACGGCAGCACGCTCGGGCACGCCCTCCAGGTGGGGTTCGCCGCGGCGCTGGCCGTCTTCGGGCTGGGGCTGGCCGTCAGCTCCGTCAAGGGGCGCACCGGCTTCGGCACGGTCCTGCTGTCCCTGATCACCGCCGGGCTCCTCGCGGGGTCGGTCGCCCTGCCGCGCGAGATCGGCACCGACTGGCACAACGCCGACTGGCGCCCGGCGGCGGTGGCCGACGTCCGGCCCGAGTACCGCTCGGGCACGGGGCTGGCCACCTTGGACCTGAGCCGTCTGGACGTCCCGAAGGGCACCACCGTCTCCGTCCGCGCCGCCATCGACGCGGGCCGGCTGAAGGTCGTCGTGCCCCGGGAGGTCACGGCGCTGGCCGACGTGTCGATCCGGCTCGGCGACATCCAGTTCCCCGGGGAGGGCGGCCCCGACGTCCGCATCAAGAGCGGCGGAGAGACCCGGCGGGCGAGCCTGCCCCCCGCCGTCGGCACCGAGGCCGGCGGGACGATCGAGCTGCACCTGGACGCGGGTGTGGGACAGGTGGAGGTGGCCCGTGCGGCGTCATGAGTTCCAGCCGGGAAGGCTGCTGGCGGGGCTGGTGCTGACCGCCGTCGGCGGGCTGTACCTGCTCGACGCGACCGGTGAGACCGACCTGCCGTGGTACCTGGTCGTCCCGATGGCCGTCGGCGGCCTCACGCTCGCCGCGCTGGTCGGGCTGGTCACCCACGCGGTGCGCCGGGATCAGCGCGACCGGCGCAGGGAATCCAGCGACAGGTAGGGCGCCCCGGCCATGACCAGCGGGGTCCAGGCCATCAGGTAGATCAGGTCGTTGCCGTAGTAGTACGGGGTGACCGCCCAGGACACCGTGAGCCACAGGCTGAGGGAGATCAACGCCCCGCCGGCGGCCGCGATCCGGGTCAGCAGTCCGGCGAGGACGCCGAGGCCGACGAGGATCTCACCGATCGCGATGGCGATGCCGAAGCCGACGGGCGCCTTCAGTGCCAGGTCGACCAGGGCCGGGACGGCGGCGGTGTCGTGCACCCCGCGCATGATCTCGCCGATGGAGCCGGTACCGGTCGCGGAGAGGAAGGCGGGGTCGGTGAGCTTGTCGAGCCCCGCGTACACGAAGGTCACGCCGAGGAAGATCCGCAGGGGGAGGAGCGCGTGGCGGGAGGCCGTCTCCTGGAGAACGGAGATCCGCTTCCCGGAAGGCACGTCAGTTCGGGTCACGCCCCATGTGTACCCCGTTCACTCGGCCACGTCGATGGCGTAGCGGTTCGATTCCACCCCTGCGGCGGTCACCACCTGGACCTCGGTGCGCCCCGGTTCCACTTCCGCCGGCACCGGAACGGTCAGCACCGCGTCCGAGGGATTGGTGAATCCGCCCGCCACCGGAACCAGCGGCACGTGGACGTGGACGGCCCCGATCCGCACCACCAGCCGGGCGAGCATCTCCGGGGTCTGCGCCCCGGGCGGTACGAAGCCCACGCCCCGGATCTCGATGTCGTCCCCGGGGCGGACGGCGGCGTCCAGGTCCCCGGGCTCCCGTCTGCGCACCACCGACAGCACGAGCGGACGGCTCCCCTCGGCGTACTTGGCCGCCAGGTAGACCACGGCCGACAGCGCCACCAGCATCGCCAGCGACCACGGCAGCCGCGGCAGCCGGTCCGGGAAGCGGGCCAGCGACACCGCCGCGTAGGCCAGCACCACCGTGGAGACCAGCACGTACTGGGCGTCGGTGAAGCTCCCCCGGCCCGCGTCGTCGGTGAGCAGGTCGGCCCCGGAGGGGCGGTCCGCCGGCAGCTTCTGGAGCCGCTGCCCCATGATCCGTACGGAGACCACCCGGCGCACCAGCACCGCGACCCCGGAGGTCAGGCCGAGGACCGCGAGGAGGGGCAGCGCCCGGCCCAGCGAGAGCCCGGCGTAGAGGGCGTCCCGGTCGGGGCCGGGCGAGGAGGCCGCCAGGCGCAGCGCGGGCAGCAGCGCGGCGAAGGAGGTCAGCACCAGCCAGGCCGCCGGGACCGCCTTGGAGGTGGACAGCCGGTTGTCCTCGCCGACCAGCGGGGCCAGCAGCCCTCCGCGCAGCGACTGGGCCCGCGCGGCGAGGGTGAGCAGCCCGGCGAGCACCACGGCGGCGAGGAGCCCGGCGGTGCGGGCGGTGGACCAGCCGGTGCCGAGGGCGGTGCCGACCTGCACCACCAGCAGGACGCCGGCGGCGATCCACAGGACGAGGACGGCCCGCCGGGAGAGCAGGTACAGCCAGGAGTGCCCGGCCTCCCGGCCCCGGTCGGCGACCGTGCGGGCGGACAGGGTCAGTTCGTCGGAAACCCACTGGCGGGAGGCGCCGAGGGAGTGGGCCACGGCGGCCGGGACCCCGTGTCCGGCGGCGAACTCGTCGCGCTTCTCCAGGAAGGCGGCCACCGCCCGGCGGTGGCCCTCCCGGGCTCCGTGGGGGCAGTCGTCGCAGGTGCAGCCGCCGCCGTGGGTGCTTCGAGGGATCTCTTGGACAGCCACGTGCGTGCCGCCTCTCTGAACTCCGGTGCAATGCCAGCGAATTGTGCACCACTGCGGCAGTGCTCCGGATTGCGCACGATGTCAGAGCAGGTGATTAACCGTTCATGATGTTGACGCCACCCCTCCGGGCGCCTCCCGCAGCGGCTGGTAGCTCACCCACGCGGCCAGGTCCGAGCCGAAGCGCCCGCGCGTGGCCACGGCGCTGCGGTGGTCGATGGGCACCGGCTTCCCGGCCGCCCGCGCGATCAGCTGCACCTGCGCGGCCCGCTCCGCCGCGAGGAACCACCACAGCGCCGCCTCCACCGAGTCCCCGACGGTCAGCAGCCCGCGGTTGCGCAGGACCAGCGCCTTGTACGGGCCGAGCGCGCGCCCGATCCGCGCCGGGTCCTCCGCGCCCGCGAACTCGTCGAGCAGCGCGTGGTCCTCGTAGAAGGCGCAGGCCTCCTCGGTGATGGGGGCCAGCAGTTCCCCGAGGCAGGCCAGCGCCCTGCCGTACGGGCCCTGCGTGCGCACGACCGCCACCACGCCCGGCCGTTCCCGGTGGACGGCGGCGTGCACGGCGAACGCCAGCTGGTTCACGCGCCGCTCCCCGCGGAGCACCCGCCCCTCCCCGTCGACCAGCAGCAGGTCGTCGGGGGTGAGGGCGCCGAAGGCCCGCCCGAAGGGGTTCACCCAGTAGCAGTCCTCGAACTCCGGGTCCCGTACGGAGACCTGGCCGGCCACCCCGTCCTCGTACCCGAGCCGCCCCAGCAGCCGCAGCCCCTCGGCGAGCCGGGCCTTGCGGTGGGCGCGGGTCTCCCCGGCGGTGGCGAAGACCGGCGGCATCGCGAAGCCGAGCCGCTCGACGGGCACGGGTACGGGCCGCTCGGCCATGTCAGCTCCTCCAGACTCCCAAGGTCGCGGCGCAAGGTACCGGCGCCCGCCCGAAGAGGCCATACACGCGGCGAAGCCGCCGCCCCCGAGGGGAACGGCGGCTTCGTCACGCGCTGCGGGGTACGGGTGGGACTACTCCCACTCGATGGTGCCCGGGGGCTTGCTCGTGCAGTCGAGGACCACGCGGTTCACGTCCGGCACCTCGTTGGTGATCCGGGTGGAGATCTTGGCGAGGACCTCGTACGGCATGCGCGTCCAGTCGGCCGTCATGGCGTCCTCGGAGGAGACGGGGCGCAGCACGATCGGGTGGCCGTAGGTGCGGCCGTCACCCTGGACGCCCACGCTGCGGACGTCGGCGAGCAGGACGACCGGGCACTGCCAGATCTCCCGGTCCAGGCCGGCCGCGGTGAGCTCGTGGCGGGCGATGGCGTCGGCCTCGCGCAGCAGGTCCAGGCGCTCCTTGGTGACCTCGCCGACGATGCGGATGCCGAGGCCGGGGCCGGGGAAGGGCTGGCGCTGGACGATCTCCTCGGGCAGGCCGAGCTCCTGGCCGACCATCCGGACCTCGTCCTTGAACAGCTGGCGCAGCGGCTCGACGAGCTCGAACTCGATGTCGTCGGGCAGACCGCCCACGTTGTGGTGGGACTTGATGTTGGCGGTGCCGGTGCCGCCGCCGGACTCGACGACGTCCGGGTACAGGGTGCCCTGCACCAGGAAGGCCACCGCCGGGCCGTCCTCCTGGAGGATCTCCAGCTGCGCCTGCTCGAAGACGCGGATGAACTCGCGGCCGATGATCTTGCGCTTGGTCTCCGGGTCGGAGACGCCGGCCAGCGCGTTCAGGAAGCGCTCCTGGGCGTCGACGACCTTCAGCTGGACGCCGGTGGCGGCCACGAAGTCCTTCTCGACCTGCTCGGTCTCACCCTTGCGCATCAGACCGTGGTCGACGTACACGCAGGTCAGCTGCGAGCCGATGGCCTTCTGCACGAGGGCCGCGGCGACGGCGGAGTCCACGCCGCCGGAGAGGCCGCAGATGGCGCGCTTGTCGCCGACCTGCTCGCGGATGGCCGCGATCTGCTCCTCGACGATGTTGCCGGTGGTCCAGGTCGGGGACAGGCCCGCGCCCCGGTAGAGGAAGTGCTCCAGCACCTGCTGGCCGTGCGTGGAGTGCATGACCTCGGGGTGGTACTGGACCCCGTACAGCCTCTTCTCGTCGTTCTCGAAGGCCGCGACCGGGACGACGTCGGTCGACGCGGTGACGGAGAAGCCCTCGGGGGCGGCGGAGCAGGCGTCGCCGTGGGACATCCAGACCGACTGGCTCTCGGGGGTGCCCTCGAAGAGCGTCGAGCCGGACTTGGAGACGGCCAGCGGGGTGCGGCCGTACTCGCGCGCACCGGAGTTGTCGACGGTGCCGCCGAGGGTGGTCGCCATCAGCTGGAAGCCGTAGCACATGCCGAAGACGGGGACGCCGGCCTCGAAGAGGGCGCGGGCGTCGTCCAGGCGCGGGGCACCCTCCTCGTACACGGAGGACGGACCGCCGGAGAGGATGATCGCCTTGGGGTCCTTGGCGAGCATCTCGGCCACGGGCATCGTGCTGGGCACGATCTCGCTGTAGACCCGTGCCTCGCGGACGCGGCGGGCGATGAGCTGGGCGTACTGGGCGCCGAAGTCGACGACGAGAACCGTGTCCGGGGCGCTGTCGTGGGCGGCGGAGGGTGCTTCTGGCACGGGGCAGGCCTTCCGGCGGAAGAGGGTGGCTGTTTTGTCGATTCTACCGGTGGCGGCACCCGCCGTTTTGTCGCACCATCCGAGTCCCCCACCGCCGTGACGCGCCGCGACGCCCCGCTCACAGCGCTTGCCGGATCCGCACCGGTCGCGCGCGGGCCGTCTCACGATGCGGGCCCGGTTGACCGGGGGGTGGGCCGGAGGGTAATAATCCGTTCCATGCGCAAGCAGCTGAGCTTCCTCTTTACCTATGGCACCGGCCGGTCCGGTCGCCATGGGTCTTCGTGATGCTCGCTTGAGCCGCTGACTTCCCAGAGCGCCCCGGTCCGACAGGACCGGGGCGCTCTGGCGTTCCGCGGGACTGGCGGACCTCCCCCGATCGTCCACGAGGAGAGAACGACATGTCCGTCATCACCACCGCCGCCACCCCCGAAGAGCTCATCGCCGACAGCCGCGAGCGGATCGACGCCATCGACGACCGCATCATCGGGCTGATCCAGGAGCGGACGGCCGTGTCCACGGTCATCCAGGAGGCCCGGATCGCCGCCGGGGGCCGCCGCGTGCACCTCTCACGCGAGATGGAGGTGCTCGCGCACTGGAGCGACGCCCTCGGCAAGCCCGGCACCGCGCTCGCGATGACCCTGCTGGAGCTGTGCCGGGGCCGCGTCTGACGGGTGTTCGTCACCCGTCCGGGTCGTGACCGGCCCCACCGGGCTTCGTTCTGGGTGTAGTCCGCGTCAGCCAGGCGCGGGTCCGCAGCACCACGCGTGGCTCCACGGGAGCGATGAGACGTGCCGCCCGAGGGCGCGCGTCGTGGGACCTCGCTCCCTCGCGTGACCGGACGGCAGGGGACAGCAGCCCGGTCACCCCATGAGGACGGCCGGCCCGGGGGACGCCCCGGGTCGGCCGTTCCGCGTGTCCGGCTCCGCTACGCGCGGCCCGCGCCTCGGCGACGAAAGGCCAGGAACAGCGCGCCCCCGGCGGCCACCAGCGCGGCCCCCGCGAAGCCGACCAGGCCCGCCGTGCTGCCGGTGGAGGCCAGCGGACCGCCGCCCGAGGAGGTCTTCGGCGGCGTGGTCCCGGCGCTCGGGGTGGCCGACGGCGAAGCGGAGGCCGACGCCGAGGCGGTCGGCTTCGGCGCCGTCGCGGAGGGGCTCGGAGCGGGACCGCTCGGGTTCACCGTGATGGTGGCCAGGTTGTTGGCCAGGACCGGGTCGAAGGGGTGCCGCTGGGGTTCGCCCCCGGGGCCGGGCCGGCCGACCGTGATGGCGCCGCGGGCGTCCGGGACGGCCTTGTCGATCCGCAGCTCGAAGGGGAACTCCGCCTTCTCGGACTCCAGCAGCGACGAACCGGTGCTGCAGAGGTAGCGGGGCGCCGCCGCGGTGCCGGCGGAGCGGCACGCCGCGGGGGCCGTGAGCACCTTCACGCCCGGCGGGACCACCACGTCCACGACGGCCGCCGGGGTGGTGGAGCGGGGGTCGAAGACCCAGGCCGGGCCCTGGTTGCGCACGGCGACCGCGGCCTTGACGGTGGCGCCGGCCTTGCCCTTGACGACGAGGGGCTCGGCCGCGAGGTCGGCGGTGTTCGGGACGGCGAAGTCGAACTCGCGCCGGTTGTCGGCCGGGTTGAGGTCGGGACCCCGCAGCGCCGGGGTGAGGGCCGCGGCCCTCTTCTTGGCGGTGAGCTTGCGGCCGGCGCCCTGACCGGTGCCCGTTGCGGTCCCGGGGGTCTTGCCCGCGGGGTCCTTCGCGCTCTGGTCACCGGGCTTCGCGTCCGCGCCCGTCTGCGCCTGCTCCGTCTTCACCGGGGCCGCGGCCGGGTAGATCCCGTAGCCGAGCAGCTCGGCGCGGGCGTGACCGGTGGCCTTCAGGTGCAGGGGGCTGTCGCCCGCCAGCTCGTAGCTGGCATCGGCCTCGAACTCCCCGTCGACCGTGCAGATCGCGGTGGTGGAGGTGCGCGTGGTGCGGTACTCGCAGTTGTCGTACCGCTCGGCCAGCTCCATCCCGCGGCTGGCCTCCAGCTCCAGGACGACGCCCTTCGCGGACTGCGTGCCCCGGTTGGAGAAGGCCAGGGGCAGCGGCTGGCTCTCGCCCGGCTTCGGGTCCCGCTTGAGCGCCATCTCCCCCATGACCAGGTCGGGACCGCCGACCGTGACGGCGGTGACGGCGGAGCGCACCGTGGCCCCGGAGACCGCGCCGGTGACCCGGATCTCGCCGGAGTCCTTGTTCTTGGCGTCCTTCGCGGCGGTGACCTCCAGGACGACGCCGGGACGGGAGCCGGGGCGCACCCCCTGCTCGGTGCAGACGAGGGTGCTCGCGACGGGCTTGCACTTGGCGGCCCGGCCGGTCCCGCCGGCGGCCGCCTCCCGGACCGAGGCCACGCCCGCGACCTTGGTCAGGTCGACGGTGAAGGTGACCTCGGTGCCGATGCCCTCGGCGGTGCCCGGATAGTCCAGGCGCACGTCCAGGGCGACCGGCTTCGGGGAGCCCGCGGCCGGGTGGAGCGGGAGGGCGAGGGCGGCCGGAGCCGTCAGCGTGAGGACGGGTTCCGCGGCGTACGCGGGGGTGATGGCGGTGGCCAGCCCCGCGGCGACCAGGCCGCAGGCGGCCGGCAGGGAGATGCGCTGTCTCATGCCCCCTGTGACCGCCGGACCCCGGCGACAGTTGCACTCCTGGGCATGTGACCGACACCACACCCCTGCCGGAAGGATTCCGGTACAACCTTCTCCGGCAACCGCCTGTCCACTCTTGTACCGCGGTGAGTACCGCGCTCGGAGGGGGAGCGCGGTACTCATCGCGGTCAGTGCTCGGGTTCCGGTTGCCTCGGGGGCACCGCGGGGACCGCCAGGAAGGGCAGCCGCAACGCACCGAAGGCCTCCTTCGGGACGGCCGGCCGGGCCGGCTCCACCGCCGCGAGACGCACGTACGCCGCGCCCTGCTCGGGCCGCGGGTCCTCCTCGCCGTTGTTCGGCCAGTACGACATCGCCCGCTCGGCCTGCGCCGTGATCGTCAGGGACGGGTTGACCCCGAGGTTCGCGGAGACCGCCGCACCGTCGACGACGGAGATGCCCGGGTGCCCGTAGAGCCGGTGGTACGGGTCCACCACGCCCTCCTCGGGCGAGGCGCCGATCGGGCAGCCGCCGAGGAAGTGCGCGGTGAGCGGGGTGCCCATCAGTTCGCCGACGTTGCTGCCCGGGAAGCCGTTGATCTCCTCGGCCAGCAGGGTCGCGGCCCGGGTGGCCTCCTCGATCTGCACCGGGTTGGGGGCGCCGTGCCCCTGGCGGGCCGTCAGCAGGCCTTTCCCGATGCCGCCGGGCTTGCGGTAGGTCGTCAGCGAGTTGTCGAGGGACTGCATGACCAGACCGATGATGGTCCGCTCCGACCAGCGGCGGTTGGACAGCGAGCGGGCCAGCTGCACGGGGTGCTTCGCGGTGCGGGCGAACCAGGCCCGGACCCGGTGGCGGCCGTAGGGCACCTGGAGGATGGTCAGGAACCCCATGGCGTTGGAGCCCTTGCCGTAGCGGACGGGCTCGATGTGGGTGTCGGCGTCGGGGTGCACGGAGGAGGTGATGGCCACGCCCCGGGTGAAGTCCGCCGTCCGGTCGGCCCCGTGCCGCCTGCGGTAGCGGCGGTCGTCGGTCTGGGCGCCGACCAGGCCCTCGGAGTTGGTGCGGGTGAGGTCGCCGAGCCGGTCCGACAGCCGGGGCAGTTCGCCCCGGTCCTTCATGGTGTGCAGCAGGGTCTGGGTTCCGTAGGTGCCCGCCGCGACGACGACGTAGCGCGCCCGGAGCACCTTGGCCCGGCCCGTGCGGCGGTGGTCGGTGGGCACGGTGCGGACCCGGTAGCCGCCGTCCGGGTGCTCGGCGAGCGCGGTGACGGTGGTCATGGGGTGGATGACGGCCCCCGCCCGCTCGGCCAGGTGCAGGTAGTTCTCGTTCAGGGTGTTCTTGGCCCCGTGCCGGCAGCCCGTCATGCACTCCCCGCACTCGGTGCAGGAGGTGCGGGAAGGCCCGGCGCCGCCGAAGTAGGGGTCGGGCACCCGCTCCCCGGGCCGCACCCGCGCCCCGCCGTCGGCGTCCCGGCCGTCGCCGAAGAACACCCCGACCGGCGCCATGTGGAAGGAGTCCCCCACGCCCATCTTCTCGGCGGCGGCCTTGAGGTGGACGTCGGAGGGGGTGAGCGTCGGGTTGAGGCGCACGCCGAGCATCCGCTTGGCCTGCTCGTAGTACGGGGCGAGCTCCTCGCGCCAGTCGGTGATGGACGCCCACTGCCGGTCCTCGAAGAAGGCGGTGGGCGGCACGTACAGGGTGTTGGCGTAGTTGAGCGAGCCGCCGCCCACCCCGGCGCCCGCGAGCACCATCACGTTGCCGAGGAGGTGGATGCGCTGGATCCCGTACAGCCCGAGGGCCGGCGCCCACAGGTAGTTGCGCAGGTCCCAGCTGTTGCGGGGCAGGCTCTCGCGGGTGAAGCGGCGTCCGGCCTCCAGGACGCCGACCCGGTAGCCCTTCTCGGTGAGCCGCAGCGCCGAGACCGACCCTCCGAAGCCCGATCCGATGACGATGACGTCGTAGTCGTACGACACTGCGTGTGCCTCCCGGGCGATCGTGTCTGAATCGGAGGGTCGGGCGCCGGCGGGCCGGGCCTAGCGGAAGCGGAGGGCCTTCATCACCTTGAGGCTGCGGGTCATGAACTCCGCGTACTTCGCGTCGTCCATGCCCAGCGAGGGCGCCATCGGCAGCAGCCGCTGGTGGGCCACGGTCTGCGCCTCGGTGTACTTGAGGATCCCCTCGGAGCCGTGGCGGCGGCCGAGGCCGGACTCCTTCATGCCGCCCATGGGGGACTGGGCGCTGCCGTAGGCGGGGGCGTAGCCGTCGTTGATGTTGACGGTGCCGGTGCGCAGGCGGGCGGCGACGGCGTGACCGCGGCGGGCGTCCTTGGTCCAGACGCTGGAGTTGAGGCCGTAGGGGGTGGCGTTGGCCTGGGCGACGGCCTCGTCCTCGTCGGTGAACCGGTAGATCGAGACGACCGGGCCGAAGGTCTCCTCGGCGCAGACCGCCATGGGGGCCTCGACCCCGTCGAGGATGGTGGGTTCGTAGAAGAGGGGGCCGATGTCGGGACGGGCGGTACCGCCGGCGACGAGGGCGGCGCCCTTGGCGACGGCCTCGTCCACGTGCCGCTGCACGGTCTCCAGCTGACGCGTCCCGACGAGGGATCCCATGTCGGCCCCGTACGCGAGGGCGTGGCCGAGCCGCATGGCCTTGGTGCGGGCGGCGAAGCGCTCGACGAACGCGTCGGCGATCGAGGCGTGTACGTAGAGCCGCTCGATGGAGATGCAGAGCTGGCCGGCGGAGGAGAAGCAGGCGCGGACGGCTCCCGCGGCGGCCTTCTCCACGTCGGCGTCGGCCAGGACGAGCATGGCGTTCTTGCCGCCGAGCTCCAGGGAGACCCCGACCAGGCGGGCGGCCGCGCCCTGGGCGACCTCGCGGCCGGTACGGGTGGAGCCGGTGAAGGAGACGTAGTCGGCGTGCCGGACCACCTCGGGGCCGACGACCGGGCCCTCGCCGAGGACGACCTGGAAGACCTCGGCGGGCAGCCCGGCCTCGATCAGCAGGTCACGGGCCCACAGGGCGGTCAGCGCGGTCTCGGTGTCCGGCTTCATGACGACGGCGTTGCCCGAGACGAAGGCGGGCAGGGCGTCGCCGACGGACAGTTCGAGGGGGTAGTTCCAGGGGGCGATCTGCCCGACGACCCCGCGCGGCTGGCGCAGCTCGGTGACCTTGGTGAGGGTCGGCATGGCACCCGTGTGGCCCTTGGGGCGCAGGTAGGCGGGCGCCTTGCGGCCGTAGTGGCGGGCGGCGACGGCGACGGCCTGCACCTCCTCGTGGGCGTGCAGGCGCGCCTTGCCGGTCTCCAGCTGGATGAGGTCGAGGACCTCGCTCTGGCGGGCGAGGACCAGGTCGTGGAAGCGCAGCAGCACGGCCGCCCGCCGCCGGACGGGCACCGCGGCCCAGGCGCTCTGGGCGGCGCGGGCCTTCGTGAAGGCGGTGGCCACGTCCTCGGGGGTCGCTTCGGGGAGGTCCGCCAGCTTGTCCCCGGTGAAGGGGGTGTGGTTGGCGGTCCGCCCGGAGCCGATCACTC
Protein-coding sequences here:
- a CDS encoding succinic semialdehyde dehydrogenase, translated to MTDSQAPAAPLRTAPQPTNPVAPVPAGARTAADVVTPELVTRLTRGVIGSGRTANHTPFTGDKLADLPEATPEDVATAFTKARAAQSAWAAVPVRRRAAVLLRFHDLVLARQSEVLDLIQLETGKARLHAHEEVQAVAVAARHYGRKAPAYLRPKGHTGAMPTLTKVTELRQPRGVVGQIAPWNYPLELSVGDALPAFVSGNAVVMKPDTETALTALWARDLLIEAGLPAEVFQVVLGEGPVVGPEVVRHADYVSFTGSTRTGREVAQGAAARLVGVSLELGGKNAMLVLADADVEKAAAGAVRACFSSAGQLCISIERLYVHASIADAFVERFAARTKAMRLGHALAYGADMGSLVGTRQLETVQRHVDEAVAKGAALVAGGTARPDIGPLFYEPTILDGVEAPMAVCAEETFGPVVSIYRFTDEDEAVAQANATPYGLNSSVWTKDARRGHAVAARLRTGTVNINDGYAPAYGSAQSPMGGMKESGLGRRHGSEGILKYTEAQTVAHQRLLPMAPSLGMDDAKYAEFMTRSLKVMKALRFR